The genomic region TGGATTTGTGAAGGAGAGCACTAGGAGCATCAAGGAATCTACAGTACAGTAAGTGTGGACATTAAGTGAGGAATTTAACATCTTTCTTAATCTGTTTCAGACCTCCCTTTATCAGCCACCCACAGATAGGAGCCTTGAAAGGCCATCAAGGTAGGTTAACTGTGAATACATTGACCCCACAAAAACATTTGGACACACAAGTTGCAAAaatctatacatttaaaaacagacctTTTCTTAAAACATTTTTCAGTGACTTTGTAAAAAAGTGGTCCCAAGGGATGTGTGGTGCATGTCATAACATTAAACAGAACAGGTGTGTTCCACTAAGTCCAACATTcagatttttttacagtgttttttaCTTCAATGACATTCATTTTGCAGCTCTGCAAGTGATAACAAGAGACGACGGAAATCTGAACCTGCAACAGCTCAGCCCAGGGCTCAGAGTAGCGTGGGCACAACACAAACATCTGTGAGACCACCAGAGCTGCCCAAGGGCAGCAGCCCCCTGAGGAATCCCCTCACCAGCCACAGTTTCCCAGCCGCCACCAGGACTAAAGGTAGACGTCAGACGAGCAGTCACATTTGTACaccttattaaaaaaaagacaacagGGGAAGGTTTGccgacaattttcattttgctCCTCACAGCACAAGCTGAATTTTAAATGACTTTCCCTTTGCATGAATAAAGTTCAATGAATTATTTAGTGTTTACAATCTTGCCTCAGTGTAGAGTAGCATATCAATTGCTTCTTCTTTATTCAACAAGGGCTTGTTGATCAAGATGTCTGACTTCTTTCCAGTTTTCTTCCAGGTCATTGTATAAACGCCCTTACTTGTCTCTCCCATGGGTCAATTACCTTTTAATGTCTTCTCATGTCTCTTTTTTTACCATGCTGCTTGTGTTGGATATCTAAGGTGGGGATGTGAGCTATATGCACACAGCACATTTAAACTGTCAAAATCAAAACCATGCTACCTCAGAATCCACATATCAAAACAAAGAGCAAAATGAGGACAGTTTCATTGCTGTCTCAGATGGCTTCTCCAGCCTCCCTGAAGGCTGGAAAAGAGCCCAAGAGAATCCAGAAGACTGGATGATTACAGAAGAGACCTCATCAAAGCTCAAATCCTGGAGTTGTGATGATCTTCTGTCTGAGGGGAGAGGAAAAGAAGTGCAAACCCGTTCGGAAAGCATTGGTTCCTTGTTGCACAACGGGGATATAGAGACATCACAATGCAATGATGTCCGAGAGTCTGAGGATCTTAGGGAGAGGACCAGGCACCGCTCAGCCCATGATACACCAGGCTTCCTCAAACTCTACAAGAAGATGCATCACATCAACCGGCAAGAGCTGATAAACTCTACTGTGATATGCTCTGTGAAAGCCAGGATCCATGAGTATGAAAGCGAACAGCGCAAGTACAGACGCACTGGCAACAAGAGCTGTAACGAAGAGGTGCCTAGGGACATGGTGCACAACAGGATTTCTGAATTTGAGAGTCTGATCCAGAAGTCCAAATCCATGCCAAATCTTGGGAATGAGTGCCTGATCAGAAGTTCTTCTAAGAGGACCAGCAGCCCCAAGCGTAGCCTCTCTATTGAGTCATTACTAGATGAAGAACCACCAGCCAGGAATCCCCCTGAAGGACGGCCTCAATACCCCAAGATAAACACACATGTGCCAATCCACATCCAAGTCACCAGTGACCAATTACAAAACTCTGCCATGCACAATGACTACTCAGACAGTGAGCATGATGCTGTAGTGTCTGATCTTAGTGACTTCATTCAGATTGAGGGCTCATCCTTCTGTAGCGAGAGGGAGTTCGACCTGTGTTCATTTGCCTCCTCCGAGAGCTTCTGCGGATCTGGGCAACACCATCATTATCACAGGCAGCTTGTGAGCTCCTGCAAGGGCCGCTGCCCGGCTTCCTACACGCGCTTCACCACTATGATCAAGCACGAGAGGGCCAAACAGGACCGGAGACAACATTTGCGAGTAGAAGAATCTGAGTTTGGCCTCAGCAAGCTTGCCTTCCTGGTCAGCCCAGTGCCTTTCCGCCGGAAGAACCTGTCACCTTTGAGTTTTTCCCGAATACCAAACTCCAAGAGCTGCATGTATGATGCTCTAGATTCAGCCCTAAAAGACATCTACGACCACATACGCGCTGAGAAGCGCAGAGGTAGCCTGCCGGACAACAGCATCCTCCACAGGTTGCTGGTGGAGTTGCTTCCCGATATTCCTGAGAGGAATTCCTCCCTGCACGCGCTTGGGAGAGGCAGCCCTACAATACAACTTCGCTCTTACCACCCACAGCCTGACGGCATGCCCAGCCAGGACACTCTCCAACCTGAGTATTCACACCTGTCCTATAGTGCCTCTCACAACCATATAGACAGCAACAACAACCAGAGGAACCACAACTTTGAATTCTGCTATCAAGGTGGACTCTTTGGTTTCCCAAATACCCTTCACCCCCTGTGTTTGAGTTCTGCTCCTCCACCATTGCATTGTTCCATTTGTGTTGGTGAATGTGCTTGCTTAGAACATTGATGTCCCaacctgctcctggagggccaacattctgcagagtttagctctaacttGCTCCAAAACACCTGCAGGCTTTCAGGTAAGGAGACCTTAATGaactggttcaggtgtgtttaattggggttggagctaaactctgcaggacagtgccCATCCAGGAGGAAGATTGGACACCTCTGGTTTAGAGAAAGGAATCATTATGCTGCAAGGAACATCAGAGCATGACTCATTCCCACATCCTCTGCTTCATCTAGTCTTCTATTTTCTCATTTTATCAAATTGTCCTTTTTTTGtccagttattttttttttttcctattttcTAAACTATTTTCCTACTCCTTTTCCAATGCATTTATGTAATTGGTTGATACTTGTATGCATTTAaggtatacattttattagATCCATGCATTGTCTGGGAGTCATAACATTAGAGGAACACTACTTTGTTTGTGGGATTGCCACAAAAGAAATGTAACTTTGTTTCAAGTTTGTCTGTATAAATAGCTTTAGACAGATGACTTGAGCAGCTGAAGCATGCAATCTAAAAACAGAGTTGAGATTTCATTGGCTTGAGAAGAAACATACTCTCTTGTGAGAGTTAACACAGTGCTCTCTTGTCAATTCTGATGGCGTTGAGATCAGCCTCAGTACCTAAAGTTTTAATTGATTTGTTTTGTTAGAAGGTCAATGTTTCTGACTTTTTAAACTATAAATACATGCAACACTGTATACTTTTGCATAGTGAATAGTGTTTATAAATGAAGACCGTTAAGAGCAAGGGGGCTTGCCTGCACGGATGCCAGCTGACCATTTGCGGTTCTAGTATAAATACACATGATCTATGCTGGGGATCTGAGTCTAGCGGATGGGAATAACATAACTTCTGAGATGATTCATGGCAGTTTACTTCCTTATTATGGataataaatatgtatatattcttttttacactatttactttttatttgtcaataaacttgtatatttttgtatgtccttttttattttattttgtgtgcattTCTCTCATCAAGCCCCAAATCATTGTTACCTATGCTTTTGCTTGTTCCCATGCATGTAATAGTGTTGGATCTCTGTGAGACTTGTCTTTGAATCTGTTTTCTTCTTTGTTCTTTTTAGATCAGGACACTTTCAGAGAATACTCTTACCCTGATGTGGGCAGCCACACACCACAGAGCAGAAGATTAACCCCTGAAGTCAGAGAGGTAAGGGAAtactcaacaacaacaaaaaaaaaattgagtaccCACTCTAATATTTTATCTCAGCTTTGATCAAATTGTGTATAAATCCACATCATGACAGCATGTACAGTATTAAAGTTTGATTTATCTGCTTCGTTCACTTGACAGAAACTGCCAGCCAGAGCAATATATGACTTCAAAGCACAGACAGCGAAGTAAGAATAACTTGCAAACCAAGTAACCAGTTTCTGTTCTACGATCAGctcatgcatttttattttttatttatgtctttcattcatttcattctttaatatatatatatatatatatttccccaTGTGGAATATAGttgaattcatttttttttcctgccaGAGAGCTGACGTTTAAGAAAGGAGAGACGGTATACATCACTCGACAAATAGATAATAACTGGTATGAAGGAGAATATCGTGGCCATGTCGGCATCTTCCCCATCTCATATGTTGAGGTGTGTACTTTAAAAGATAAATATGTTTAGCTTATAGGGACACAATGTATTTagatattcattattattattattctgattATTACATTTCTCTTCTGATTTCTGTCTCTTCACAGAAAATCCCTCCTTCAGAGAAAAATCAGCCAGCGAGACCTCCTCCTCCAGCCAAAAACAGAGAAATTGGAGAAGCAATTGCCCGCTACAACTTTAATGCTGATACTAATGTGGAACTTTCATTAAGAAAAGTAAACATTTTCttagtaatgatgtcataaatatCCTTTACTGTCAGCAACTGCTCATTGATCCAATCTTTAATGTTCCCTACCACTTTAAGAGCATGTCTTTTGCTAAATAATTCTCACTTTTTACTGAATGCTAATGTTTTACAGAACTCTAATATTGTACTCTAACCAAATAAGAAGAAATAAAGTAGTGACAAGACATAAAACACCTTTAAAAAACGCAAAACTTTTGCCCCAGCCTGCCACAACTTTTTCACCAAGTTGTATATTAAATGTCAAATACATTCTATTTCGTTATGATTTAGTCATTTTACACtttgtcatttttgtttttgatctACCACCTTATGTCTTGTATTGGTGTCTTCCAGGGCGAACATGTTACTCTGTTGCGGCAGGTGGATAAGAACTGGTTTGAGGGCAAGATCCCAGGTACAAACAAACAAGGGATTTTTCCAGTGTCTTATGTGGATGTTGTTAAGAAGACCACAGTACAAAGTACTGGTCAACCTCCTGGGCCCAATATACCCACCAGCTTCTCCAGTGACAGACTGAACAGTAGGGTATGTTTTCAACTGTAATTTTACCTGGAAGTTTTTGGGTCTTGAAATGGTCCCATATTATAGTCTCATGAGGTTTTAATCATTGTGACTAAAGATACTTTAATTTCATGGCAACTTGTATGTACAGAATATATACTCTGATCCAGTTAAGTGACTTCATGATCTtatctaaataaatacatacttaTACTTTAAATACATGATCTGTGCCGACAAACGGTGCCATCAGAGGCAGTAAAACCTCTCATTCATATCATGTTACTCATATTGCCATAGGTCATGTACTGCACTATCAGTGCCAACAAGGTGGCAAGTACAAAATTAATCCTTCCTCAGATGGCAACTGTCCCGGTGCCAAAATAGATCACCTCTGTCATCTTTAGATTACCTTTGGCTTGTTGTGTAAGATAAGCCTGAGTTTAGATTAAATGCCCTTGAGTTGTAATTCCATCTAAAGAACAAAGAAGTAAAGGCTTATTCCTTCGCTCACATGAGGAGACTCCAGCAGGATTAGATCAGATTAATCACACGTCCTGCCAGTATAGGCTAATTAAAATGTGGACATGACCTGCTGTGCTATACATGTGCTGCTCGGCTCTTGCTGTTACTGAAAGGGATGTTTCTGTAAAGGTGAACTAATGTGACTGGGCTGGACTAGTATCTTGCTTTTTCTTATTATAGCAAACATTAtagcaaatacattttaactttGTACTACATACACTGACCCCATAAAGTATTTGGACACTAAagtcacacacaaaataatattattatgaaTATTATTGACAGTTTTTAAAGGACGTCTCATATGCTCAGTaaagctacatttatttgatatgAGATGCAGATAGAATAAAATaacaacagtaatattgtgaatattattacaatttaaaaaaactgttttgtattttaatttatttttttaatgtattttattcttgtgaatgcaaagctgaattttcagcatccttactttagtctttagtgtcacatgatccttcaaaaatcattgaAATCCTAATTTgatgctaaagaaacatttcttattattattaatgttgaaaacagcagAGCTGCTTactatttttgtggaaactgtaatatttttttcattattttttggtGAGCAGATCGTGCTGAATCTGATCCCAAACATTTGTACTGTTCAAaattaagtattattattattatatttctggTTGTCAGAAATTTGCAagattcatacatttttaaacatggCTTATATTTGTGAAAACATTTTGGAGAAATTCACAAATACACACATAAATGTTCAGACAATGCCATTCTAGCTCATATTTGTCATGTAATTTTTCATTTTAGCTTGACAAAAGAGAGCTTGAAGTGCATTGTGAAATAGGGTAGATGTAAAAGGCTCATATTGGGTGGACAGGTTTATAGGTACATTTACTTTGACCTCAGTGACCTTGTTGTTGTTTCCACCTCAAAATACAGACAGCGACTGGGCTCTAAAAATGATTCATTATGGCATATCCTTGCTTGTAGCTAATGCCTTTTGTCTTAGGCCTGTTTCCTACATACTGCATGCTTGACTCAAGTACCACAGTaatgaaagcatttctgccatGTAGCAGAGCTGTGGCTTTATACTGACAATAAAGTAATTTTTAGGATATAATATTGAGACTTTCTTTTGACAATGGCCATACATTATGTGAAATCTACTTTACATGACGAGTGGGATCATATTTTTATCCAAATAGTTAATATGAGTGGGATTATATTTTCATAATCTACACATAATGGAACCCAAACACAAAGTGAATACTGAATAGAAAGTGCTGTTTTGTATCATGGTTTTCTAAGTTGTATTTTCTCATAACAATTCACTTTCACTGTATTTTCGAGTAGTTCTCTTATTTTTTACAGCTTGTATCATCACTATCACTTTCTGTTTCTCCTCTTCTTTCTAAGCCATCATCTGCACGTACCCTCCACAACTCTCCATCCCCAACTGTCCGTCCACTCTCCTCATCCTCTCCTAGTCCACAAAGAGCCACAAACCTTCAGGCCATCACCAGCGAGTGGTTGGCCCTCACTTTGGGTCTGTCTCCTTCAGGAACCCCTGCCCCTACACCTCCTCCCTTCCCTTCCAGTTTCCAGCCATACTATGAAGTGTTGGACTCTGCCATCTCCCCTTCTCCCGCCTCCTCCATGCTGGGCCGCTGTCAAGCGCTCACTCCCCACACCTCTACTCCTGCACTCAAAGAGGGCCACTTCATTCCCATCTCCTCCCCAAAGTCTTACATGTCCCCTGAACCCAGCCTGTCACCTCAACCTTACCTCACCTCCTTCACTCCTTCGCCCACCTCACCCTCATTTGACGCCAGCCCCAGGTCTGGCAGCGTCATAGAGATCCTCTCCAGTCAAAAATCTGATTTACCAGAGAAGGAACTGCAATTGTTCTCAGATTACATAGACCACTATAAACATGATCAGACAGACTCCCCTAAATTGCGTAGCCCAATTGTTTTCGAGGCGCACAAATCCCCATTGGATATTCTGCCACCAAAAGACCCAGAGGATGATCTTTGTGAGGAGTTAGTGTCAATTATTAAAGCCAGCCAATCAAAGGGCACGTTCATAGAAGAGGAGGGATTTTATCGCCAAGAACCAGATATAATTGAAAATCTTCCCAGACTGTTTATAGAGGAAGAGGCGAAAGAAGACAACAGCTTCTTAAATGAACCCCTGACATCAAATACGTTTGCTCCAGTCCAACCTGCCCAGAGTGAGGGTTCAGATATTGAGGTAGTGCTCGCAGTGTGATTATACTGCCCAAATAAATaggcaaaaatatatttccttAAAGGAGAGTGTGTCATTTTTTTAGATGACCAAATATTATAgggatagttctcccaaaaatgaaaatgctgtcatcatttagtcaCTACAATCCCATATCTCTAAACCCATAAGATCAAGAATgtatcttcaaaacacaaattaagacatTTTTGATGAAACCTGAGATGTTTCTGGCCACAGACACATTCTGAGATGTGAACCCAAAACTAAGAACCTTCTAAAGAATATCTAAAAAGGTCATAAAGGTGTTCAAATGAATTTATATGAATTGAGCATTTGATCCAGGTTTTGTGAAAAGATATggtcactttatatgatgaagaGATTTAATTTAGGCCTTTGTTTACATCTAAATATTGATTGCACAAAACATATGTGTGTTGCACAAGaatcagagttttttttttgttgcatgaCATCTGTTTCTGTGTTTACCATACAATTTTTATGTGAATACAATTCTTTCTGAAAAATTAAATATGTTCAAATTAATCATATAtctcatataaagtgatcataTCTCTTCACAAAACTTTGATTAAACCACTTATGTcaaatctaatatgatttctggcctgtaaggttgccagaataataatcatacactgtttgttaataggccagaggagaactggcaccccgactgagtctggtttctcccaaggtttatttttctccatcatgccctgatggagttttggtttcttgccactgtcgcctaaaacgttttcaactaaatatccaaataaaattaattactaaatgAGATGATAACATCctcgttttctccagaacgactgtatagccgaatcaaattttgttgcaatatttccctgttttacactgtaaagctgctttgaaacaatcgtcagtGTAAAagattatataaataaagttgacttgacttgactcagTTCAGACTGAAATCTCTCAGGCTTCATAACAAAagttttaatttgtgtttttaagattaaaaaagtcttatgggttcggaacaacatgagggtgaataaatgatgacagaatttacatttttggctaaACTATTTCTTTTAAAAGCAATGTTTTGAAACAAAGAAGGGTGAAGTGCTCATGTccttattattttaaaaaaatatattttttgtggctttaatggcaaaaaaaaaaaaaaaattcacacttAAACTTTAAATCCTGAAGCATCTGTAGAGAATTCTAAACATTTGTCTTTAGCATGTATAGCTGTTTTCATCTACACATTAGCAGGGTGAAGTTTCCCAGAATGCCTCTCCACATCTCTCTCCCCTGTTCTCACAGATGTCATTGCCGTTCACACAGCCCTCATCGGCTAAATACTCTCCCCCATCCCCGCGCTCCACCCCCCCATTGCCTGGGGTTTCGCAGTCTCCCcctgccaaaatgttctctcgaCAGGACCTGCGCTCCCCAAAGGTCAAGGTAAAGACAAGGTGCTTGCTAGTGACTGTCCTAGAGCTAATCATCCTCTACCCTCTACTATAGTCTTGCCACTCTCTGTAATACAGACACTAACATTCCCTATTAAAGTGACCTATATAACTTAAAGCACATCTTTGCAGTAAGTATTTCCATGAAAGATTTATTACACCACAGTGTGCTCGAATCATAACTGTGTAGCTTATATGTCTGGCATGcagtaaattattttacttatatgGGAAGCTAGAATCATTAATTATTAGTAAgtcataataatcatatttaaatCACCCAACCCTTTTTAATTCACTACCCACTACCCCAGGATCATTTAAATTAGCTTTACAGGCCTTTCCCTGTTATCTCTGTCCActgggaacaaacaaacaagcagtGCTCATTATGGATGGCTGGGCAAGTAAATAACGAGAGATTTCGACCAAAAAGAAAAGTATATTCACTCATTCATGATAAtccatttatttaatatatagactaccattcaaaagtcgGGCTTGGTAagattaatgtttttgaaagacgtctcttatgctcaccataTTCAAGACCATATTTGTTTGTGCTCGATAAACATTTCTTtgattgtgctgcttaatattttttgtagcAATGTAAATGTCACTTTCAATCAATCGAATGAGCAATCCTTGCTTAGTtttatcttactgaccccaaacttttgaacggtagtgtatgtatttgtaatatgtttatatatgactGCACATAACCCTCATGTCAGCTTCTCCTGGTTCTGGTTCTTTCAGTCTGTGTTAAGGCGTGATGTTGTGGTTGTTGGTAAGCCCCCTCGTAGCCCTGTGATGTCTAGGAGGTCCTGCGGATCGCCAGTTAGAGGTCAAAACTTGTCACCATCTCATAGGGTAGGGAGTATGTGCACCTTGTGTGGCAATGTCACATTTGACTCAAGggaaattcatttttttctcatttcaaAGTATCCCTGCACAACGCATAATGTCATTCACCGTATTTGACCTGGGAACTCACTGATTTGAGTGCAATTCTTTCCATTTTTGCTGCTATAGCTGGATGTAAGGATATTATAATCCATATTATAATATCCATAATATGCCATATAGTTTTGTCAGTGTATAGTCATGTGATGCTTCAGTACAATATGGAGGAATGCTGAGGGATACTCTTAACACCATGGCCTTGTTTGTTTATGCAATAGTGCATTTTGTGGTcaagaaaataacattttaattccTAACATTGCTGTTGAGTGATAACATTTCATTTGTTCTGCATGTGGAAATGTGTCTGGGGTTTTCCTGCTTGTCCTTCACTTGGACCCTGGTtgaaaaagaaacagaaaacaCCCAGCATATGCTGGTTTggtatgttttgaagcatgTTATCTGGTTTGAGCTGTTGGTCCTTagttggtcatgagctggtttaagctggttcTGAGCTGGAGCTAGTTTCTTAAGGCCTGTTTTCAGTTGAATATAGAGACCTTCCATAATGTcccattatgtttttattaccttagtactttttttacagtagccctaaacggacaaacttgtCTAGAGAACGttagtcactctctgctctcAGACAACGACAGCCACCGTATGTCAGCCACCGAAGCTTCTCCGTGTGCCCTAAAAGGGAGGGGGTGCAGTTCACAACCTTACCGCTAGATGTCGATAAAactcacacactgcacctttaaaccaGCTCTAACCAGCTGCCATACTTCAAAACATACCTAACCagtatatgcattttttttcccaaCAGGGATTTTGActgtttttcttgttttttgtgTGGCTCAAAGCAGCTGAAGAGATTGGCTTGCTTATGTAGCATTGGTTTAAGCCATGTATTGAGAGTGTTTGGGGTCTGGATTACTCTTGGGAATGTCCCAATGATCTTTCCTGTGTACACAGCTTAAACAAGGTGTACTCCCCAGGGCCAGGCA from Pseudorasbora parva isolate DD20220531a chromosome 11, ASM2467924v1, whole genome shotgun sequence harbors:
- the sorbs2b gene encoding sorbin and SH3 domain-containing protein 2 isoform X1 is translated as MPGLCDIKTQEGEIFNMNTDSGGHTRKSATLLLTLTPMKRIQSSPNLCTLTDSETQSKDSDLWRPSSSNSDGLRNGDMCSSSLAAKGYRSVRPNFQDKKSPTPAQEHSVHSHRLLSTEDQILCSSQAEQSHLHPPSSALEKHVASFSIRINPRPQISGRRTQALSLRPPTPPKRMDLLDSQSRPCPPLPSAAPPVPEVPVLLKQTYPGTALTSQSPPNRLRFSLDFISSRAPDLHPENPSPGPPSPGSEPPLGQSRCSSRTQSEASTAVLEELRACGLGPEGGSRTPSPTLSQTSAVTDNMWLHFPAASTANSQMTVNGGLTVPASPRSHLQRPFSPSTYPPPPSLSPSITAMQQARTTASESSTPIYANVDPPARAPQTDRKETTGKALQYTGIGPVDESGIPIAIRTTVDRPKDWYKTMFKQIHVVPKSENEWSGSRTATDSVSAISKQDKQAAPVHAHPAPKTGTYRPITKSVSDNGVYSFRVPASSSLPSPLPTSASTQQRSNEREAPQRGRSTPDMNEWGPPDRKVDTRKYRAEPRSIFDYEPGKSSILEQERTTSNLRPEDIDLENEPWYKFFAELEFGRPPPKKRLDYNPESAPRFRAETSLYQPPTDRSLERPSSSASDNKRRRKSEPATAQPRAQSSVGTTQTSVRPPELPKGSSPLRNPLTSHSFPAATRTKGGDVSYMHTAHLNCQNQNHATSESTYQNKEQNEDSFIAVSDGFSSLPEGWKRAQENPEDWMITEETSSKLKSWSCDDLLSEGRGKEVQTRSESIGSLLHNGDIETSQCNDVRESEDLRERTRHRSAHDTPGFLKLYKKMHHINRQELINSTVICSVKARIHEYESEQRKYRRTGNKSCNEEVPRDMVHNRISEFESLIQKSKSMPNLGNECLIRSSSKRTSSPKRSLSIESLLDEEPPARNPPEGRPQYPKINTHVPIHIQVTSDQLQNSAMHNDYSDSEHDAVVSDLSDFIQIEGSSFCSEREFDLCSFASSESFCGSGQHHHYHRQLVSSCKGRCPASYTRFTTMIKHERAKQDRRQHLRVEESEFGLSKLAFLVSPVPFRRKNLSPLSFSRIPNSKSCMYDALDSALKDIYDHIRAEKRRGSLPDNSILHRLLVELLPDIPERNSSLHALGRGSPTIQLRSYHPQPDGMPSQDTLQPEYSHLSYSASHNHIDSNNNQRNHNFEFCYQDQDTFREYSYPDVGSHTPQSRRLTPEVREKLPARAIYDFKAQTAKELTFKKGETVYITRQIDNNWYEGEYRGHVGIFPISYVEKIPPSEKNQPARPPPPAKNREIGEAIARYNFNADTNVELSLRKGEHVTLLRQVDKNWFEGKIPGTNKQGIFPVSYVDVVKKTTVQSTGQPPGPNIPTSFSSDRLNSRPSSARTLHNSPSPTVRPLSSSSPSPQRATNLQAITSEWLALTLGLSPSGTPAPTPPPFPSSFQPYYEVLDSAISPSPASSMLGRCQALTPHTSTPALKEGHFIPISSPKSYMSPEPSLSPQPYLTSFTPSPTSPSFDASPRSGSVIEILSSQKSDLPEKELQLFSDYIDHYKHDQTDSPKLRSPIVFEAHKSPLDILPPKDPEDDLCEELVSIIKASQSKGTFIEEEGFYRQEPDIIENLPRLFIEEEAKEDNSFLNEPLTSNTFAPVQPAQSEGSDIEMSLPFTQPSSAKYSPPSPRSTPPLPGVSQSPPAKMFSRQDLRSPKVKSVLRRDVVVVGKPPRSPVMSRRSCGSPVRGQNLSPSHRSQRQAYVHDPLQGVGEAFQALYNYMPRNEDELELKEGDVVDVMEKCDDGWFVGTCRRTKFFGTFPGNYVKRL
- the sorbs2b gene encoding sorbin and SH3 domain-containing protein 2 isoform X2, producing MPGLCDIKTQEGEIFNMNTDSGGHTRKSATLLLTLTPMKRIQSSPNLCTLTDSETQSKDSDLWRPSSSNSDGLRNGDMCSSSLAAKGYRSVRPNFQDKKSPTPAQEHSVHSHRLLSTEDQILCSSQAEQSHLHPPSSALEKHVASFSIRINPRPQISGRRTQALSLRPPTPPKRMDLLDSQSRPCPPLPSAAPPVPEVPVLLKQTYPGTALTSQSPPNRLRFSLDFISSRAPDLHPENPSPGPPSPGSEPPLGQSRCSSRTQSEASTAVLEELRACGLGPEGGSRTPSPTLSQTSAVTDNMWLHFPAASTANSQMTVNGGLTVPASPRSHLQRPFSPSTYPPPPSLSPSITAMQQARTTASESSTPIYANVDPPARAPQTDRKETTGKALQYTGIGPVDESGIPIAIRTTVDRPKDWYKTMFKQIHVVPKSENEWSGSRTATDSVSAISKQDKQAAPVHAHPAPKTGTYRPITKSVSDNGVYSFRVPASSSLPSPLPTSASTQQRSNEREAPQRGRSTPDMNEWGPPDRKVDTRKYRAEPRSIFDYEPGKSSILEQERTTSNLRPEDIDLENEPWYKFFAELEFGRPPPKKRLDYNPESAPRFRAETSLYQPPTDRSLERPSSSASDNKRRRKSEPATAQPRAQSSVGTTQTSVRPPELPKGSSPLRNPLTSHSFPAATRTKGGDVSYMHTAHLNCQNQNHATSESTYQNKEQNEDSFIAVSDGFSSLPEGWKRAQENPEDWMITEETSSKLKSWSCDDLLSEGRGKEVQTRSESIGSLLHNGDIETSQCNDVRESEDLRERTRHRSAHDTPGFLKLYKKMHHINRQELINSTVICSVKARIHEYESEQRKYRRTGNKSCNEEVPRDMVHNRISEFESLIQKSKSMPNLGNECLIRSSSKRTSSPKRSLSIESLLDEEPPARNPPEGRPQYPKINTHVPIHIQVTSDQLQNSAMHNDYSDSEHDAVVSDLSDFIQIEGSSFCSEREFDLCSFASSESFCGSGQHHHYHRQLVSSCKGRCPASYTRFTTMIKHERAKQDRRQHLRVEESEFGLSKLAFLVSPVPFRRKNLSPLSFSRIPNSKSCMYDALDSALKDIYDHIRAEKRRGSLPDNSILHRLLVELLPDIPERNSSLHALGRGSPTIQLRSYHPQPDGMPSQDTLQPEYSHLSYSASHNHIDSNNNQRNHNFEFCYQDQDTFREYSYPDVGSHTPQSRRLTPEVREKLPARAIYDFKAQTAKELTFKKGETVYITRQIDNNWYEGEYRGHVGIFPISYVEKIPPSEKNQPARPPPPAKNREIGEAIARYNFNADTNVELSLRKGEHVTLLRQVDKNWFEGKIPGTNKQGIFPVSYVDVVKKTTVQSTGQPPGPNIPTSFSSDRLNSRSQRQAYVHDPLQGVGEAFQALYNYMPRNEDELELKEGDVVDVMEKCDDGWFVGTCRRTKFFGTFPGNYVKRL